gtttcaaacatattcaaACTACAATAACGTGTCACAAATGGctcaaacatatataattatgctacTGGGTTCGGGTTTGGGAAGGGGTGTCCTTAGCCGATTGGTTAATGTCAGTGACCTGGTCACTGAATTCGAATCACTTGGCCCTcgccgatgtaggttcgagccacGCTAGGAGCATTGAATTTTTTCATATGAGGAAACCATTCAGCTGGCTTTCAGAAGTTCGttagttctacacaggtgcttgcccgtgatgaaataatgcacagaagggCACTTttgatcttcctccaccatcaaaagctggacagTCGCCGAAATGATATGGTCtaaaattgtgtcgatgtgacgttcaACCCAgcaaaaaaactaacaaaaatcGAGTTTGTGAACGAAACTGCCTGAACGCGTTCAACCGTTACACACGTTGTCATTGAAGAGATCACACTATTGTGATTTTTATGATCAACGTGATGTAGAGCACCGAGAAAAGAAAAGTCAGGAGAAAAGCGGAAGTGATACATAATTACATGACACCTTATATAAAATGCCGTTCCacagtttgtgctatatgacccGTTTATAATCCCATGTTAATTGGGTTAAAATAACAAAACTCTGaaataatttctgatgtcatgtaacgCAACATTCGATACCTCGGGCAGTAGTTTTGGCTATtaaccggcaagccattcaataaatgtatatttgttaATCTATTCACCATTCTATGCGAAGTAGATGGTCTTGATTCTTGATAGGTATAAAAATACTTCTCATTACAATTTTAATACACATCATTATCAACCATGCTGCCAATATTACAGAATAAATGTCATCAGGATTTAATTCAGACAACTTTTTTTTCTGCAGTTCGTACATTGATTAGTATGTATCTATACATTGTAGCAGCTTTTCATCGAAAGTCTGAGCCAATATGTTGTTATAAcctggtttcttttttttttttttttttttttgaaaacatgatGTTTGCGAGTGAACAGtgacacttttctccagttttgtAGATTCTACTAAAGATATTTTAACTAAGAAGGAGATACAAATCTTAAGAACTCATCTACACCCAATATCTGAACTTGTCATTTATGTGTTGTCAAAGGTCGAAAAAGAAACAATGCCTATGCTAAATATTTTTCTTCCGTGTCACGGTCAGAAAGGTACAGTCAAACGTCTCTAAACAATACCTTTTGAGAAAAGAGCTCTCTTAAAACTTTCAAAGACTGGATATTTCTTTTCGActagaatattttgaaaacgtTAGCTTGCCGCTGcagagcaacaacctctgtacaacaaatatttaaatcTTCTAAGAGGAGTGGTTATGGTAACACGTACAGTCCAATGTTTAAACAGTAAAACTAACTTCTTTAATACGCCTTGTGAAACAAATAGGTAACGAAAGTTGGCTTCTAGATAGATATATTCAtgatcttaaatattttttgtttgtttaattaggTCAAAATCATAGGAGGATGTTCCCTAATGTTGCTGCATTTACATACATAGAGCATCAGCAACTAAACATTTTATCAAGCATTTTTTCTGTCCATATCTAAAGTAACCTTTGCAGATAGTACTTTTCtacaaacatatttctttttcagatctACTGTTGTAGAAAAGAAATCCAATCAGCTAGATCTTTTTCTTTTATGACAACTATAGTTCTAACTCAAAGATACCGTCTTGTGAATGTTTCTAATAACACTGACACACCTTCTAGAAAATATACTTCAACATAGTTAAAATCTTTCTATGAAACTTCAgtacaataatgacatttaaataaatattttgactatGACTTCGACTCGGAAATAtagaaaatttcaatttaaaggattTTTATGGTTCAGAATTTCTAAATTGAAAATGACGTTTAGTATACACACCCTATTATATACAAAGTGATATGTCTACCACATATTAAGTTCTAAACCAATAATGGTcagtagtggtgttagtttttagTGCTATACATTTTCATTTCGATTTCCCCTTTAATGTATTCTGGTGTACGGAACGGACACGTGTAAATGCCTAAACGTTATGTATAATTCATCATGACCGCTACCTTTGCTAAATAAAGAACAATCTGTCTGTTGATATTTGACTGTTACTAAATGTTATGCGAAAATTACATCATAAATACATGTAACTGGTTATATATCGTACACATACTACACATACTACACAGATGAAGACATAAATGGAAGGATCAACAacagaaaaacatatttttttgtatttttgctaTTTTAATATTGACGAAAAACGAAAACTAAATATATACAGTAATATtggaatttatcatttattctaaATAATAAGTCATAGAAAAACAATCTGCTATAATTGATAGTCTGAAGTGTCTCTTGTTTAGTTGCGTACGAAAAAAAGTGCACATTAGTCTACTGACACAAACCATATACGCCAAATTCACTGAATCTAATTACATCCATTGAATTGTTGTCCTCGGCTATTATGTAGTATGTAGAAACCGTGCCTGTACTAAACTAAACTTATAAAACAATCGTTAGTAATAACAAGCACACTGAACACTTTAGTCATTTAATAAAAGCATTAGTTTTGGCAGGtttgacattttcatttattttccttCTAActaatttatatatgttttataagtTGTGTTTCTGGCAATTGCGCGTTTATCATACAGTAACAAAAAGCTCGCTGTTTGCCGGTAGCCAACGTCGAATTTTCATATCCGTTAGTCTCAATGGACCATCGTTACCTTTAAATGTTTCCCAAACTGGACCCTTACCACCTGTAGCGCCATACTTGCCATTTAAATTGGAATCATGACAGCCACCATACCACCAAGCCCCAGTATAATGCTGTGCACAGTTACTACTGTGATTATCGTTATCCCTGTCCCTTGTAGAAAATTTGCGATTGTTATGATGCGCCAGACTGTCGCCTGCGTTTCCGTTGTAACCGTCAACAGTGAGTTTGTATCCCGAGTTGACATCACCGACCGAGAAAACATTATACGCCGCATATGCAACAATACCGTCCATGCTTTCAAGATCAACCCGCAACTCATACCACCCTTGTTCGGTTATTTTATGTATCTGCTGGTTTCCTAACCAAAAGTTCCCGCTAAGATTTCCAAACCTTGTCTGATAATCATGCCAGTATTTAAAAAAGTCGCTATTAGATATTCGTCTCTGTAAAACAGTCCATCCTCCTCCGGCCGTATCCATGTCACATCTCACTGGAAATCCCATGGTTCCTTCGGGGTATATCGTGTACCCGTGATTTCATTTCCTAAACGTTGTATGTCTTGACAGTCTCGAGGTTTTGATTCAGTATTCAACGCTCGAAAAATTTCTTTTAGTTCCTGCTGATGTCCGTTTAGAATTTCCGAGATGTTACTGAACAGTCTTTCTTTGTCTACGTTACACTTTACATCGGACTTTTGGTCCGAGCAGCAGCTGTTTATGTTAATTATGTGGGTACCGATGTGTCCATCATCACTTGCAGTAATCAGTTTTATGAATAGCGCAAACAATATGATATTAAGATCCATTTTACCTTCCGCTATCTCCAACTAATATGATACTGtattgttgtaagcgttttttatACCGCATTTTGCCTTCAATAGTTACAAGGGATGTCATTGGTTTGCACAAGTGATAAATGTGCACTTACTCTGATTTGATTCGTCGCATGTTCATCGGGCCTCTTGTCTTGACCCTTTATGTGAAACGTTAAATTCTGATATGTATATTAaggaataaaacaaattaatttgttataGAAAATTGATTTGAAATCACCGTTATGGCCGTTTATCTCAAAATATAACAAGATTTCCGAGAGTTGCGATAAACTATGTACAAAAATGCTGTCGGTGCTTTTATAAAAAAccaataccaaaaaaaaatgtttcatctttttgaacaagagctcgttgaacacgaaatgcccctttgatgcattcagtaactgtaaAAGGAACAGAAATGATCTGGTCACTCTTGGTCGCGTTTGACGtattgacctcaaatcaatattTATGGGTTATTTATCAGTCATGAGTGACCTCCGTACCGAATGTGATCTAAGACCaaacattttttacttatttaaaacaaaaagaaaacattttactgttcttggtcaatgtgaccttgaccttagacctactgatttcaaaaacaacaggggtcatctactggtcatgattagcccatattaagtttcgtgatcctaccctcaagcgtttttgagttatcgcccggaaacggtttaactgttccgcatcactgtgaacttgacctttgatatactgacgcaaaatcaatacgggtcatctgctcgtcatgatcaacctcccttctAAGTTCCATGATCAAAGGCCcaagttctcaagttatcgtcgcattgttatcttgacctttgacctactgacctcacaaacaataggggtcatttgctgatcatgaccaacttccctattaGGTATCGTAATGttaggccaaagtgttctcaagttatcgttcggaaacggtttaaatattccgggtcactgcgaccttgacctttgacctactgacttcaaaatcaataggggtcattttccAGTCATGACCAGCATCATTATAAagatttatgatcctagacccaagtgttcttgagttatcatccggaaaccgtttaactgttccgggtcactgttaccttgacctttgacctattgacttcaaaatcaataggagtcattcgATGGTCATGGTCAACCTCGCTATTAAGATTCGTGATCAATggctcaagtgttcttgagttatcgtccaaAAATTGTTTGACTGTTCCAggccactgtaaccttgacctttaacctactgatctcaaaatcaaaagaaatcatctgctggtcatgatcaacttctcTATACcgtttcatgatccttggcctaagcgttctcatgttatcgtctggaaactgttttaaattagctcttctgggtcactgtgaccttgacgtttgacctactgacctcaaaaacaacaAGGGTCATCTGCTTGGTCATGGCTAACCTCCCTAAAAAGTTTCTTGATCTTAGACCCAAGAGTttttgagttatcgcccggagacgttttaactgttccaggtcactgtgaacttgaacTTTGATCTAATGACCGCGAAATCGATacgggttatctgctggtcatgattaagcTCCCCTGTAAGTTTTATGATCATAGTCCTAAACTTTCTCAAGTTATCGACTGGAAACTATTAAAGTGTTCCTGGTCattgtaatcttgacctttggcctactgacctcacaAACAAAAGGGTTCATtttctggtcatgaccaacctctctattaagtatcatgatcttaggccaaagcgttctcaagttatcgtccgaaaacggtttaaatgttccgggtcactgtgaccttgatctttgaccttcttacttcaaaatcaataggagtcatttgatagtcatgatcaacctcgcTATTAAGACTCGTGAtctaagtgttctcaagttatcgtccaaaAAATGTTTGACTGTTCCAGgatactgtaaccttgacctttgaccgactgatctcaaaatcaatagacgTCATTTGCAGGTCATGATCAAAGACTCTGTAatgtttcatgatccttggcctaagtgttcttaagttatcgtctggaaacggttttaAATTATCacttccgggtcactgtgacctactgacctcaaagtcgaacttggcCTGTGTTTTATGATGTTACCCCTgtgttcaaaaaaaaattaatctgtcaagcctttcacgaGTTATTTTCCGGAAgccatgaaaaccaatggaccaACTGaccgaccaacaagctcactcctatcgGATAATTTCTTCAAGTTTCCGTTCATGTTCTgtcatcattttttaaatattgctgAACAGTTTTTCATTCTCTGACACATTTGATATGTCGTTTGGTCAGAACAGTTACTGTTTATGATGAAGTTATCGACTGGTTTCTTGGTACATGCCGAAATCGATCTTAGAAGTTAAGAAAAGAAACtgaatattttaattgttttaagcTATCGTAGTGCTTCCGGATCTTGtggaatattttatattgtaacgTAGGtctgtaaatgttatttttactgtagtacatatccttaggacggccagatgacatgtcagcttttcatcaaTGAAAAACCATTTGCACCCGGAAAAGACACAAATCCCGCAAGTGTCCATAACGGAGCATGGGTATAATATGGAGAGTTTTGGAACTTCGGCatatcgttcaaaaggtcctttttggtgttgtctaaaagtgtcagtatatgcctcggatgtcagatatttccgtatttgagagctgcagacctagacaacATTTCAGGAGTTTTTTCAATTGAATTTcctgtaataaatgttgattgtacgaaagcgtgaaagggccatcagacgctaatacgttttattacgttaaggccGCGGAAAGGATTATGCTTGTCAAGAGTTATCAGCCTAGCCAAAGAAGTAGACAGATAATTTAAACAAGatttttgtgtttaattttgTGAACTTCAAACCATATCGCTCCATTGCAAACAGATTAAAGCTTAAAAAACTGGCATGAATACGACGTTTTATTGAGCAAATACACTATAAAAATACATCAAAGTGTACAGGGAAGTAATTTTAATCAAACGCTTCCGTATGTGCTGTTCTGTTTGTTGCGAAAATACTCAGCAACTTTGGAATATTCCTATTtatggaaaacaaaaacaaaacaaaatctcaaagATTAACACAGGCCCATCTACTTATTATAATAATTGGTCAATACTTTTGGTTTGTATCAGGAAGCAAAACGAGTTATATAAGTCATATAATGCTCCCAGGTTTTTAATCTGGTTTGCTTTCTGATAAAAGAATTAAGCTTTATGGATAAATcatgtttttaatgatttttcattttaacagACCAAAAGGAATATCAATAGCAAACATTTTTGGCAtagatcatttatattttttgatataagAATAATTTAGCCGACATCTGGGTATGCGAAATATTTTGAGATATTCATGACTAACCGTGGCGAAACCGAGGTCTTTACGACTTTCTACCTGTGAATATCTTGTCATAAGGCCTTTTAGtcaatgaagttttatttaagtatattttcaTTAATCATAATCTATGCCTAGATAGATTAATATACCTGATTTTATGCtagctttaaaaacaagacaaCCATTGTTgttatgataatgatgatgatgcaTCTTACAAGCAAATGTCGAGTAGGACATCAAAATTCACTCAGCTCAGAGACCTGCTTTATAATTCAATCCTACTGTGAAAGAAATATAAATCATAGTGACGTTTTCCGAGATTTCAGCATTTAGGTCCTGCTTTCTACCAgtaaaaaaataaccatataattatgttcattttcGTACGTCGGTAAATTAATTAACATTCTACCATTTAAATAACAACCTTCTTTGATTTAATCATAGTAAAAAGGTgaaatatgtaaaagaaaatgaGTTTAAAACATTTCAGTCTATTGATAAATCCGAACGGAGAAATCACTGGCATCAGTCATAAAAATAATTCTAGAATCTAAATGTTTTGAAGACTGAGTTCAATTCAACGTCTACGGACTTGTGGTTCCACTATACACAGAATTAATGGGACATATTGTGACATGCTGACTGGCCTAGTGAGAGCGACATAATATTGAAAATGTTGTAAAACAGGAAGATATGACATGGCTTAAACGAgaggttttttctatttcttttgtaCTCAAAAGAAAAGAGAACTTTATCTATACTAACTATCAGTTCCCCCACCCATCAACCATACAACTTATGATGATAATCTTCAGTCTTGTTTTACAATTGAAATAATGgtttatttgttgtattttcaaaactttaatgtCAAAGTTATACACAGCCAAACAAAGTGTCACTGTGATAAGCTGAAGGTGGAAACaacactatttttaaaaaaaaaaaaatgatccagGCGcttagatgttgttttttttttcgaaaacaaataatatcaaaattaatatagATGAAGACACGGTTTtaatgttatatttgaaaatcttAATTCTAACACGAGCCGCAGCAGTTGTATGTATATACTTTTACTACATTAGCCGTCATTTATATAACAGCATATGTTCTTCAGTGCCAAATGACAGTAATAGAAAATACGCAAACTTTTCTCAGCCCGAATGACATAAAATTGTAGTGCTCTAAAGTGAAAAATATTTGTGTGCTTACAGTCGAAATGAGGAACAAGATTCAATCATGTTATCAGTTTATAAATTATAGACAGTCTCTCGAATACTACTCCGGTAACATCCAGCAATAGTAGAAAACTGCTTTTCCGTAAAAAGAGAAAGAACGCCAACACACTACACGGAGAATGTGTAAACGAACGGAAAATACCTATTTTCATTAGGGATCTACTACCTTAAGTAAAGGTAAAAATGTCaagatttgaaaatttgaattatcATTTTCCATTCCTGGTGACATCTTCCTTTTTACATAGCAGCAAATCACTTTGGTTTGAAACAATTTGCTCAAACCTCTTTAGAGTCTtcttgtttctttcaaaattaaaggCACTGACATCCAGATTTTCGCTAAAAAcgttctttcaaattgaagtttggtcatataatgaacataagaatatgagggtttttttctaaactattttaaaaatgccgaatcaagaaaaaaagatgaccgcgtcgggaatagaactcggaccgccgcggcaataaagaattTTCCGATGTCGTTACCAATACCGCTATAGAGGATTCAGTgcttaatgcgcgttaaatatagatatctaTAATCGAAGCAAtatacctcgagtaaagcgttacagatgcttttcgattttcaacgtaaaaagtagtaaaaacaactaattctcatgtgtttccgtaacatatagtctgtcagtaatagGTTTCAAACAATTCTTaggaaatacagcattaatttacagatatctaaaaaaatcttttatttttcaacggTTTTCAA
This Mercenaria mercenaria strain notata chromosome 17, MADL_Memer_1, whole genome shotgun sequence DNA region includes the following protein-coding sequences:
- the LOC123536837 gene encoding fibrinogen C domain-containing protein 1-B-like — protein: MGFPVRCDMDTAGGGWTVLQRRISNSDFFKYWHDYQTRFGNLSGNFWLGNQQIHKITEQGWYELRVDLESMDGIVAYAAYNVFSVGDVNSGYKLTVDGYNGNAGDSLAHHNNRKFSTRDRDNDNHSSNCAQHYTGAWWYGGCHDSNLNGKYGATGGKGPVWETFKGNDGPLRLTDMKIRRWLPANSELFVTV